One Maridesulfovibrio bastinii DSM 16055 genomic region harbors:
- a CDS encoding THUMP domain-containing class I SAM-dependent RNA methyltransferase yields MLDFERKSIVLVTCPKGFSPYLAKELDRMGFKIREEKVAGVEIKASLNECMKLNLYVRSGHRVLYQLKRFQASTPEELYDNVKSIVWERVLTSDDYLTVTSSVKTETVNDSRFANVKVKDAIVDRMREVTGKRPHSGPDLCGIIPFLYWRDSDCVVYLDTSGEPLSRRGYRKFPHKAPLQETLAASIISATGWFGKGNFISPMCGSGTLAIEAALIGLNGAPGLLRDDFAFMRLPGYDENYFDQLCAEAEQKERTEITGRIIATDIDPEAIEAARKNAREAGVEHHIEFDVCDFRKTEIPDNGGVVVINPEYGERLGNPAELQNTYSAIGDFLKTSCQGYRGYVFTGNFDLAKCVGLRSSRRIPFYNAKIECRLIEYKIFRGSMK; encoded by the coding sequence ATGCTTGATTTTGAAAGAAAAAGTATAGTTCTGGTTACCTGTCCGAAAGGTTTTTCTCCATATCTAGCCAAAGAGCTGGACAGAATGGGTTTTAAAATCAGGGAAGAAAAGGTTGCCGGAGTAGAAATAAAAGCTTCATTAAACGAATGTATGAAGCTTAATCTTTATGTTCGTTCCGGTCACAGGGTTTTATACCAGCTTAAAAGATTTCAGGCTTCCACTCCCGAAGAACTGTACGATAATGTCAAATCAATAGTCTGGGAAAGGGTGCTAACCTCTGACGATTATCTCACAGTCACTTCCTCTGTGAAAACGGAAACTGTTAACGACTCCAGATTTGCCAATGTAAAAGTTAAAGACGCAATAGTAGACAGAATGCGTGAAGTTACGGGAAAACGTCCACATTCCGGTCCTGATCTGTGCGGCATAATTCCTTTTCTCTATTGGCGCGACAGTGATTGCGTGGTTTACCTTGATACATCCGGTGAACCGCTTTCGAGAAGGGGATACCGTAAATTTCCGCATAAGGCTCCTTTGCAGGAGACTCTTGCCGCGTCCATCATTTCCGCAACCGGCTGGTTTGGAAAGGGCAATTTTATTTCTCCCATGTGCGGTAGTGGAACTCTGGCTATAGAAGCCGCTCTTATCGGGCTTAACGGAGCACCCGGACTTTTGCGGGACGATTTCGCCTTTATGCGTTTGCCCGGATATGATGAAAATTATTTTGATCAGCTCTGCGCCGAAGCTGAACAGAAGGAACGCACTGAAATTACAGGCAGAATTATCGCCACAGATATTGACCCGGAAGCGATTGAAGCCGCAAGGAAAAATGCCCGCGAAGCAGGTGTTGAACATCACATTGAATTTGATGTATGTGATTTCAGGAAAACAGAGATTCCTGACAATGGCGGAGTTGTGGTGATTAACCCTGAATACGGGGAACGTCTTGGCAACCCTGCCGAGCTGCAAAACACATATTCGGCCATAGGCGATTTTTTAAAGACCAGTTGTCAGGGCTATAGGGGTTACGTCTTTACGGGTAATTTTGACCTGGCTAAATGTGTCGGGTTAAGATCGTCCAGAAGAATACCTTTCTACAATGCAAAAATAGAGTGCAGACTTATTGAATATAAGATTTTCAGAGGAAGCATGAAGTAG
- a CDS encoding response regulator: MPRILVVDDDPISRQILRAMFENEHYEVEEAEDGVEALKLYSDSDIDLVVTDIFMPEKEGVQTVRELMKENPDVKIIAVSGGSSSANYDSLDWIKMFGVKYTFTKPFNSTALLAAVEDLLSE, from the coding sequence ATGCCCCGAATTCTTGTAGTTGATGATGATCCCATTTCACGCCAGATCCTGCGGGCGATGTTTGAAAATGAGCATTATGAGGTAGAAGAGGCTGAAGATGGTGTTGAAGCTCTGAAATTATATTCTGACAGCGATATAGATTTAGTTGTGACGGATATTTTTATGCCGGAAAAAGAGGGTGTCCAGACTGTAAGGGAATTAATGAAAGAAAATCCTGATGTTAAAATCATTGCGGTGTCCGGAGGAAGTTCCTCGGCCAATTATGATTCTCTGGACTGGATAAAAATGTTCGGCGTCAAATATACTTTCACCAAACCTTTTAACTCCACAGCTCTTCTGGCCGCAGTAGAGGATCTTCTTTCTGAATAA
- the ybeY gene encoding rRNA maturation RNase YbeY yields the protein MADITYDTIPHPLFPLSRGEVEDAVELLENFFGMEELNFGLRIVDDGRIANVNSAYLNCTGPTNVLSFPSTEDGKGDEQGNLGEIVLSVDTLNREIKLYGQNPEEHFVRLLTHALLHLMGYDHGPEMFSITDSAVESVSPDLRLRTRG from the coding sequence ATGGCCGATATAACTTATGATACAATTCCGCATCCACTTTTCCCTTTAAGCAGGGGAGAAGTTGAAGACGCTGTGGAACTGCTGGAAAATTTTTTCGGCATGGAAGAACTAAATTTCGGTTTGAGAATTGTTGATGACGGCAGAATTGCAAACGTTAACAGTGCTTATTTGAATTGTACCGGACCTACGAATGTGCTCAGTTTTCCTTCTACGGAAGATGGAAAAGGCGATGAGCAGGGAAATCTTGGTGAAATCGTTCTTTCTGTGGATACTTTGAACCGGGAAATAAAACTTTACGGTCAAAATCCGGAAGAACATTTTGTCAGACTGCTTACCCATGCCCTGCTGCATCTTATGGGCTACGACCACGGTCCTGAAATGTTTTCCATAACTGATTCCGCTGTAGAAAGCGTTTCCCCGGACCTGCGACTGCGAACTCGGGGCTGA
- a CDS encoding PhoH family protein, translated as MNNSDKVCVKLEFESIELASTLFGPQNSNLESIAAKSGVRIDSRGSSLVFQAASEEIIDPVAKTFSQLYGLMKSGKAVYPQDVESAYRILSRDPSADLGSIFRDEIFAVSHRKTLIPRSLAQRAYFSAVRESDMTFALGPAGTGKTYLAVAMAVHALTRKEVKRIILTRPAVEAGEKLGFLPGDLVEKINPYLRPLYDALYDMLDQPKVLEMLEENTIEIAPLAFMRGRTLNNAFIILDEAQNTTPEQMKMFITRMGFGSKVVVTGDITQIDLPDKHRSGLVNAAKILQGVDGISFIRFDESDVVRHPLVSKIVRAYDLEDKK; from the coding sequence ATGAATAATTCAGATAAAGTCTGCGTCAAACTGGAGTTCGAGAGCATCGAGCTGGCCAGTACCCTTTTCGGGCCGCAAAATTCAAATTTAGAAAGCATTGCCGCAAAATCAGGTGTTCGTATAGACAGCCGGGGCAGCAGTCTTGTTTTTCAGGCTGCCAGCGAAGAAATTATTGATCCCGTTGCTAAAACATTTTCTCAGCTCTACGGGCTGATGAAATCCGGCAAAGCAGTTTATCCTCAGGATGTGGAAAGTGCCTACCGCATTCTTTCCCGCGATCCTTCGGCCGATCTCGGCAGTATTTTCAGGGACGAAATTTTTGCTGTTTCCCACCGCAAAACGCTTATCCCGCGTTCTCTGGCCCAAAGGGCTTATTTTTCAGCTGTAAGGGAAAGCGATATGACTTTTGCTCTTGGACCGGCAGGAACAGGCAAGACATATCTGGCGGTGGCTATGGCGGTCCATGCGCTGACCCGCAAAGAAGTTAAAAGGATAATACTGACCAGACCTGCGGTTGAAGCCGGAGAAAAGCTGGGCTTTCTGCCCGGCGATCTGGTGGAAAAAATTAATCCTTATCTACGCCCTTTGTATGATGCCCTCTACGATATGCTTGATCAGCCCAAAGTTCTGGAAATGCTTGAGGAGAATACTATTGAGATAGCTCCGCTGGCTTTTATGCGCGGCAGAACTTTAAATAATGCTTTTATTATCCTTGATGAAGCCCAGAATACCACTCCTGAGCAGATGAAAATGTTCATCACCCGCATGGGCTTTGGCTCAAAAGTGGTTGTGACCGGAGATATCACCCAGATAGATCTCCCGGACAAGCACCGCTCAGGTCTTGTAAATGCCGCTAAAATTCTGCAGGGTGTGGATGGAATAAGCTTTATACGTTTTGATGAATCAGATGTCGTCAGGCATCCGCTTGTTTCCAAAATTGTCCGCGCTTATGATCTGGAAGATAAAAAATAG
- a CDS encoding HD domain-containing phosphohydrolase, which produces MSENLGVRLIELIKSLSLGMDLISSAVSNHHVRVGFLAARLSHQLGYSAEVQRDLLFAGLMHDAGALSYRSRLDALEFETDGIVHCEAGYRLVRPYPRFYSVAQYIRHHHDKYADIKDKNNFTLECGNVVNLADRIDVQIKRDVPSAGQLERIRQKIIEKKGIMFNPLHVEAFCDLSVQPGFADQLDNPQDNLFTLAPEHLENEELSHNELLEYTRLFSKIIDYRSSFTATHSRGVAEIAGTLTCLMDSPSIKCDYMRIAGNLHDLGKLAVPESILEKNGPLKDEEWTVMRSHPKYCRKILSAVQGFTNITEWACNHHERIDGKGYPFGLTGADLSLDCQVLAVADVFTAITEDRPYRDGMPMDIARAVLKDMSGSAFSSDVVDLLLDNYEDLNSIRKVAQSNARKEFFDLYEA; this is translated from the coding sequence ATGAGTGAAAATTTAGGTGTTCGGTTAATCGAGCTTATCAAGTCGCTTTCACTTGGCATGGATCTGATTTCGTCAGCAGTCAGCAACCATCATGTCAGAGTAGGATTTCTGGCAGCACGTCTTTCCCATCAGCTTGGCTATTCCGCAGAGGTTCAGCGCGATCTTCTTTTTGCCGGGTTGATGCATGATGCTGGTGCTCTTTCATATCGGAGCCGGCTGGATGCCCTTGAGTTTGAAACTGACGGCATTGTTCATTGCGAAGCCGGTTACAGACTGGTCAGACCGTATCCAAGATTTTATTCAGTCGCACAATATATCCGCCACCATCACGATAAATATGCTGATATAAAAGATAAAAACAATTTTACTCTGGAGTGTGGCAATGTTGTTAATCTGGCTGACAGAATTGATGTCCAGATCAAAAGAGATGTTCCGTCAGCAGGGCAGCTGGAAAGGATACGCCAAAAAATTATCGAGAAAAAAGGTATAATGTTTAATCCCCTGCATGTTGAAGCATTCTGCGATTTGTCTGTTCAACCGGGATTTGCTGATCAGCTTGATAATCCTCAGGATAATCTTTTCACTCTGGCACCCGAACATCTTGAAAATGAAGAACTCAGCCATAACGAGCTTCTTGAGTACACCAGACTTTTTTCTAAAATTATTGATTACCGCAGCAGTTTTACGGCAACCCACTCCAGAGGTGTGGCTGAAATCGCCGGAACGCTGACCTGTCTTATGGATAGCCCCAGCATAAAATGCGACTACATGCGTATTGCAGGTAATCTGCACGATCTCGGTAAGCTGGCTGTCCCGGAATCTATTCTGGAGAAAAACGGGCCTCTCAAGGATGAGGAGTGGACCGTGATGCGCAGCCATCCAAAATATTGCCGTAAGATTTTAAGCGCGGTGCAGGGTTTTACAAATATCACGGAATGGGCCTGCAACCACCATGAAAGGATTGATGGCAAAGGATATCCTTTCGGGCTTACAGGAGCTGATCTCAGTCTGGATTGTCAGGTTCTTGCTGTTGCCGATGTTTTTACCGCCATAACCGAAGATCGGCCTTACAGAGATGGAATGCCTATGGATATAGCCCGTGCCGTGCTTAAAGATATGTCCGGTTCTGCGTTTAGCAGCGATGTTGTTGACCTGCTTCTTGATAATTATGAAGATTTGAACTCAATAAGAAAGGTGGCTCAATCCAACGCGAGGAAAGAGTTTTTTGATCTTTATGAAGCATAA